The Streptomyces sp. NBC_01317 genomic interval CAGTGGTAGTGACCGTGCCGGCCGAGGGTTTCCACGGGAGTGGCGCCGGGCCGGGTCCACTGGGGTACGGGGCGGCTCGTCGGACCCCAGGTGGCGACGCCGTCGGCGTCCGACCGCCAGTACCAGCAGGCCTGGTGGTCCACGGCCGGGTGCCCCTCGTGCACGTCACCGGCCCCACGCCGGCCCCCGGGGTGGTCCTCCCACGCCTCGCCGCGGCCGTAGGGCGTCATGTCGAGCAGGCCGAGGGACCCGTTGACCGGCTCGTTGCCCCGGCCGGTGGTGGAGTAGGTGAGGAACACGCGGTCGCCGTCGCGCAGGAAGGCGGTGAGGTATCCCATCTCTCCGCCGACCGGCTCGCCCACGTCGCGCACCGAGTACCAGGGCTCGGTGTACCCCATGAACGCGACGAAGGACGCCACCTCCTCCCAACGCCCCGTCGTCAGCACGGCGAACGAGACGCCGCGCGCGTTGAGGTAGACGGCGTCCTTCACGTGCCAGGCCGTAGTGGTGCAGCCCTCGCACTGCCC includes:
- a CDS encoding DUF899 family protein, which translates into the protein MTTTPRDPGNDLPGKPPVVDLATWQAARDELLVREKAHTHEGDAIAAARRRLPMVEFDGSVEVVGPDGPVPFLDLFQGRDELVVYQHMWYDDTPHQGQCEGCTTTAWHVKDAVYLNARGVSFAVLTTGRWEEVASFVAFMGYTEPWYSVRDVGEPVGGEMGYLTAFLRDGDRVFLTYSTTGRGNEPVNGSLGLLDMTPYGRGEAWEDHPGGRRGAGDVHEGHPAVDHQACWYWRSDADGVATWGPTSRPVPQWTRPGATPVETLGRHGHYH